From a single Hymenobacter sp. YIM 151500-1 genomic region:
- a CDS encoding M20 metallopeptidase family protein, producing MHHLISRIKTLAAEAAADTVALRQHLHAHPELSFEEHQTVAFVTEQLRKLGLPTQPIAGTGVVALVEGRNPGRRTVALRADMDALPITEQNDVPYKSQNPGVMHACGHDVHTASLLGAARILVALRDEFEGTVKLLFQPGEERLPGGAALMIQEGVLENPRPASVLGQHVFPRLPAGKIGLRAGRYMASTDELYLTVRGKGGHGAMPEQNLDPVLVAAHIIVAAQQIVSRRANPKLPSVLSFGKIIAQGATNVIPNEVHLEGTFRTLNEEWRNEAHEHLRRLCEGLAESMGTTCELEIRRGYPYLENEPALTGRVEQAAVEYLGRDNVVELDQWMAAEDFAYFSQATSACFYRLGTAAQDGSGRFMSSVHTPTFDIDPHALETGPGLMAWLALRELGAD from the coding sequence ATGCACCATCTGATTTCCCGCATCAAAACCCTGGCCGCCGAAGCTGCCGCCGACACGGTAGCTCTGCGCCAGCACCTGCACGCCCACCCGGAATTGTCGTTTGAAGAGCACCAGACGGTGGCTTTCGTAACTGAGCAGCTCCGGAAGCTGGGCCTGCCCACTCAGCCCATTGCGGGCACCGGCGTGGTGGCGCTGGTAGAAGGCCGCAACCCCGGCCGCCGCACCGTAGCCCTGCGCGCCGACATGGACGCCCTGCCCATTACGGAGCAGAACGACGTACCCTACAAGTCGCAGAACCCCGGCGTGATGCACGCCTGCGGCCACGATGTGCACACGGCTTCCCTGCTGGGTGCGGCCCGCATTCTGGTGGCGCTGCGAGACGAGTTTGAGGGCACTGTGAAGCTCCTGTTTCAGCCGGGCGAGGAGCGGCTGCCGGGTGGGGCCGCGCTGATGATTCAGGAAGGCGTGCTGGAAAACCCGCGGCCCGCCAGCGTGCTGGGCCAGCACGTGTTTCCGCGCCTGCCAGCCGGTAAAATTGGGCTGCGGGCCGGCCGCTACATGGCCAGCACCGACGAGCTGTACCTGACCGTGCGCGGCAAGGGCGGGCACGGCGCCATGCCCGAGCAGAACCTCGACCCCGTGCTGGTGGCGGCCCATATCATTGTGGCGGCCCAGCAGATTGTGAGCCGCCGTGCTAATCCCAAGCTACCCTCGGTGCTGTCGTTCGGCAAAATCATTGCCCAGGGCGCCACCAACGTTATTCCCAACGAGGTGCACCTGGAAGGCACGTTCCGGACCCTGAACGAGGAGTGGCGCAACGAAGCCCACGAGCACCTGCGCCGCCTCTGCGAAGGACTGGCCGAGAGCATGGGCACCACCTGCGAGCTAGAAATCCGCCGCGGCTACCCGTATCTGGAAAATGAGCCCGCCCTTACCGGCCGCGTCGAGCAGGCCGCCGTGGAGTACCTGGGCCGCGACAACGTGGTGGAGCTGGACCAGTGGATGGCCGCCGAGGACTTTGCCTATTTCAGCCAGGCCACCAGCGCCTGCTTCTACCGCCTGGGCACTGCCGCTCAGGATGGCAGCGGCCGGTTTATGTCGTCGGTGCACACGCCCACGTTCGACATCGACCCGCACGCGCTGGAAACCGGGCCCGGCCTAATGGCCTGGCTGGCCCTGCGGGAGCTGGGAGCCGACTAG
- a CDS encoding RICIN domain-containing protein encodes MKTTLTSWRPAKLPLLLLLWALAVGGIVSPAHAQSATGRKVILGVFVGNEPADLAQFNNWLGKPADAVLAYTGERDWSDASPNWILGQFGSSGSELLWSVRMFPNGSNNGLNNMREAASGARNSMYQDWARTILNSRSGDSRPIYVRTAWELGGDWFYWTRAAKADPAAFIAAWRNFAQAFYSVSPRFKLVWDFVPDKMGYFGPPENYYPGDEVVDVIAQDVYWHPQWETNDPDQAFDYDLNYERGLNWMTTFATQHGKPMAIPEWGAPGGPHYERDQNGNSVLVWNGDNLNGARYIERMKQWIETHDVVFATYWNSDADYTGKLSDGAPAATATALKNLYLNGVTSGGSVTPPPASTIQSGAVYELTPQHATGTRLTAGAGTGNGAQVSIAAANGSLAQAWQITQASGDIYELTPQLAGASSQRLDVNGARNANSTKVQLWQSNRTPAQQWKIITVDAANGVYELEPQCAVGQRLDVAGAATTSGTVVQTYQGNSTNAQRWKLTLKTVPTGIVSGGVYELAPQHATGNRLNATGTGNEAQITVATANGSLAQAWQLTNVSGDIYELTPQLAGATGQRLDVAGAKSTDGGKVQLYATNATPAQRWRLVAIDAANSIYELEPQCGTGTRQRLDVAGNSQTSGAIVHTWGSHSGDNQRWKLTLRSATVSGQQNGLAASRPAAQLLVYPNPATEQATLKYTLDAPAAVRLEVLDWRGQRTALLLDNVTQPAGPHTAVLPVSTLQAGTYRVVLTSNKTRKVLSLEVR; translated from the coding sequence ATGAAAACAACTTTAACTTCTTGGCGGCCGGCAAAACTGCCGCTGCTGCTCCTGCTCTGGGCACTGGCTGTCGGAGGTATTGTCTCCCCCGCCCACGCGCAGAGCGCCACCGGCCGCAAGGTCATCCTGGGCGTATTCGTCGGCAACGAGCCGGCCGACTTAGCGCAGTTCAACAACTGGCTGGGCAAGCCCGCCGATGCCGTGCTGGCCTACACCGGCGAGCGGGACTGGTCGGACGCCAGCCCCAACTGGATCCTGGGGCAGTTCGGCTCCTCGGGCAGTGAGCTGCTTTGGTCGGTCCGCATGTTCCCCAACGGCTCCAACAACGGCCTCAACAACATGCGCGAGGCCGCCTCGGGCGCACGCAACAGCATGTACCAGGACTGGGCGCGCACCATCCTCAACTCGCGTTCCGGCGACTCGCGCCCGATCTACGTGCGCACTGCTTGGGAGCTGGGCGGCGACTGGTTCTACTGGACCAGAGCTGCCAAGGCCGACCCGGCGGCGTTCATCGCCGCTTGGCGCAACTTTGCGCAGGCCTTCTACAGCGTATCGCCCCGCTTCAAGCTCGTCTGGGACTTCGTGCCCGACAAAATGGGGTACTTCGGTCCACCGGAGAACTACTATCCCGGCGACGAGGTGGTGGATGTCATTGCACAGGACGTGTATTGGCACCCGCAGTGGGAAACGAATGATCCAGACCAAGCCTTTGACTATGACCTCAACTATGAGCGAGGCCTGAACTGGATGACCACCTTTGCCACCCAGCACGGCAAGCCCATGGCTATTCCCGAGTGGGGCGCGCCCGGCGGCCCCCACTATGAGAGAGACCAGAACGGCAATTCGGTCTTGGTGTGGAATGGGGACAACCTAAACGGTGCGCGCTACATCGAGCGCATGAAGCAATGGATTGAAACGCACGACGTGGTGTTTGCCACGTACTGGAACAGCGACGCCGATTACACGGGCAAGCTCAGTGACGGGGCCCCGGCGGCTACGGCTACGGCTCTCAAAAACCTGTACCTGAACGGTGTCACCTCCGGCGGCTCCGTTACGCCGCCCCCGGCGTCCACCATCCAGTCGGGCGCGGTGTACGAGCTGACGCCGCAGCACGCCACGGGCACGCGCCTGACGGCTGGCGCCGGCACGGGCAACGGCGCGCAGGTGAGCATCGCGGCCGCCAACGGTAGCCTAGCGCAGGCTTGGCAGATCACCCAGGCCAGCGGCGACATCTACGAGCTGACGCCGCAACTGGCCGGCGCCAGCAGCCAGCGCCTGGACGTGAACGGTGCGCGCAACGCCAACAGCACGAAGGTGCAGCTATGGCAGAGTAACCGTACGCCGGCCCAGCAGTGGAAGATTATTACAGTGGATGCGGCCAACGGCGTGTATGAGCTGGAGCCGCAGTGCGCCGTGGGCCAGCGCCTGGACGTGGCCGGCGCTGCCACGACCAGCGGTACGGTGGTGCAGACCTACCAAGGCAACTCGACCAATGCCCAGCGCTGGAAACTCACGCTCAAGACGGTGCCGACCGGTATCGTTTCGGGCGGGGTTTATGAGCTGGCACCGCAGCACGCTACGGGCAACCGCCTGAACGCGACGGGCACGGGCAACGAGGCGCAGATAACCGTTGCCACGGCCAACGGCAGCCTGGCCCAAGCCTGGCAGCTGACCAACGTCAGCGGCGACATCTACGAGCTGACGCCGCAGCTGGCCGGCGCCACCGGCCAGCGCCTGGACGTGGCCGGGGCAAAATCGACTGACGGTGGCAAGGTGCAGCTCTACGCCACCAACGCCACGCCGGCGCAGCGCTGGCGGCTCGTCGCCATCGACGCGGCCAACAGCATCTACGAGTTGGAGCCGCAGTGCGGCACGGGCACGCGCCAGCGCCTAGATGTGGCGGGCAACAGCCAAACCAGCGGCGCTATTGTGCACACGTGGGGTTCGCACTCGGGCGACAACCAGCGCTGGAAGCTCACGCTCAGGTCGGCCACCGTGTCTGGCCAGCAGAACGGTCTGGCGGCCAGCCGCCCCGCCGCCCAACTGCTGGTATACCCTAATCCGGCCACCGAGCAGGCAACGCTGAAGTACACGCTGGACGCACCGGCGGCCGTGCGGCTGGAGGTGCTGGACTGGCGCGGGCAGCGCACCGCCCTGCTCTTGGATAACGTGACGCAACCGGCGGGGCCGCACACGGCCGTCTTGCCGGTAAGCACATTGCAGGCCGGCACCTACCGCGTGGTCCTGACCAGTAACAAAACCAGAAAAGTGCTTTCCCTGGAAGTGCGCTAA
- the secA gene encoding preprotein translocase subunit SecA gives MFDFLGKTVAKIFGTKSDRDLKEIVPYVALINAEYANLAQLSDDELRARTNDVRARIDDHLRGIDDQLAALHQRVNEDTSLDAVQKEQLFDQIDALEKQRNKELEVVLLQVLPLAFAICKETARRYKENGQLTVTATDYDREVARRKPNVRIEGDKAVWGNKWTAAGAEITWDMVHYDVQLIGGVVLHQGKIAEMATGEGKTLVSTLPAFLNALARRGVHLVTVNDYLAKRDSEWNAPLFEFHGITVDCIDKHQPNTDARRKAYLADITYGTNNEFGFDYLRDNMARDPQELVQRRHHYAMVDEVDSVLIDDARTPLIISGPVPRGDVHEFYQLKPRIERLVNEQKKQVQQYLVDARRLIKEGKDGPKEGEGGLALFRAYRGLPKSKPLIKFLSETGMRAVLQKVENFYLQDNQRQMPQADAPLFFTIDEKNNQIELTEKGIDLITGQGEDPHFFIMPDIGTELANIEKNQSLGNEDKLHQKEKLMDDFQVKSERIHTINQLLKAYTLFERDDQYILTDDGKVKIVDEQTGRVMEGRRYSDGLHQAIEAKENVRVEDATQTYATITLQNYFRMYHKLGGMTGTAETEAGEFWEIYKLDVVVIPTNRGIQRKDEHDKVYKTVREKYNAVAEEIQTLVQAGRPVLVGTTSVEISELVSRMLKLRGIQHQVLNAKQNQREAEIVAQAGHPGTVTIATNMAGRGTDIKLRGTAKESGGLAIIGTERHESRRVDRQLRGRAGRQGDPGSSQFFVSLEDNLMRLFGSDRIAKLMDRMGLEEGEVIQHSMITSSIERAQKKVEENNFGIRKRLLEYDDVMNAQREVVYKRRRNALHGERLELDIWNMIYDVCEDIVVGHKTSNDFEDFKLAIIRVFGYDTHLTAQDLSGQQPAQLTQKLYDEALGYYQSKNDYIAGNSMPLINDLLGQNAPYENIAIPFTDGRKSVQAVANLRRAQATGGHEVIRGMEKVVVLSVIDEAWTKHLRAMDDLKQVVQNAVYEQKDPLLVYKFESFELFKQMIGKVNEDTIQFLFRADVPMQAGQGGFEEPEYFTEDELPVAPPQPKLKAEKEVSSVSLGAGPEDLEQDGAQPQVLAKQQPARSQKIANRNERVSVQYMDGRILRDVKFKQVEDDLLNDRAILIE, from the coding sequence ATGTTTGATTTTCTAGGGAAGACCGTCGCCAAGATTTTCGGTACCAAATCGGACCGGGACCTGAAGGAGATTGTCCCGTATGTGGCGCTGATTAACGCCGAATATGCCAATCTGGCACAGCTTTCTGACGACGAGCTGCGCGCCCGCACCAACGACGTCCGGGCCCGCATCGACGACCACCTCCGCGGCATCGACGACCAGCTCGCCGCCCTGCACCAGCGCGTCAACGAGGATACGTCCCTGGACGCCGTACAGAAAGAGCAGCTTTTCGACCAGATTGACGCGCTGGAAAAGCAGCGCAATAAGGAGCTGGAAGTGGTGCTGCTGCAAGTGCTGCCCCTGGCCTTTGCCATCTGCAAGGAAACCGCCCGCCGCTACAAGGAAAACGGGCAGCTAACGGTAACGGCCACCGACTACGACCGGGAAGTTGCCCGCCGCAAGCCCAACGTGCGCATCGAGGGCGACAAGGCCGTGTGGGGCAACAAGTGGACCGCCGCCGGCGCCGAAATCACCTGGGACATGGTGCACTACGACGTGCAACTGATTGGGGGTGTGGTGCTGCACCAGGGCAAAATTGCCGAAATGGCTACCGGCGAAGGCAAAACGCTGGTGTCTACGCTGCCGGCTTTCCTCAACGCCCTGGCCCGCCGCGGCGTGCACCTGGTAACCGTCAACGACTACTTGGCCAAGCGCGACTCGGAGTGGAATGCCCCGCTGTTCGAGTTCCACGGCATCACCGTGGACTGCATCGACAAGCACCAGCCCAATACCGACGCCCGTCGCAAAGCCTACCTAGCCGACATCACCTACGGCACCAACAACGAGTTCGGCTTCGACTACCTGCGCGACAACATGGCCCGCGACCCACAGGAGCTGGTGCAGCGCCGCCACCACTACGCCATGGTCGACGAAGTGGACTCCGTGCTGATTGACGATGCCCGCACGCCGCTTATCATCTCGGGCCCCGTGCCCCGCGGCGACGTGCACGAGTTCTACCAGCTCAAGCCCCGCATCGAGCGGCTGGTAAACGAGCAGAAAAAGCAGGTGCAGCAGTACCTGGTGGATGCCCGCCGCCTCATCAAGGAAGGCAAGGATGGCCCCAAGGAAGGGGAGGGCGGCCTGGCCTTGTTCAGGGCCTACCGCGGCCTGCCCAAGAGCAAGCCGCTGATTAAGTTCTTGTCGGAAACCGGCATGCGCGCCGTGCTGCAGAAGGTGGAGAACTTCTACCTCCAGGACAACCAGCGCCAGATGCCCCAGGCCGATGCGCCCCTGTTTTTCACCATTGACGAGAAAAACAACCAGATTGAGCTAACCGAAAAAGGCATCGACCTGATTACCGGCCAGGGCGAAGACCCGCACTTCTTCATCATGCCCGACATCGGCACCGAGCTGGCCAACATCGAGAAGAACCAGAGCCTGGGCAACGAAGACAAGCTGCACCAGAAGGAAAAGCTCATGGACGACTTCCAGGTGAAGTCGGAGCGCATCCACACCATCAACCAGCTGCTCAAGGCCTACACCCTGTTTGAGCGCGACGACCAGTACATTCTGACCGACGACGGCAAGGTGAAAATCGTGGATGAGCAGACGGGCCGCGTCATGGAAGGCCGCCGCTACTCCGACGGTCTGCACCAGGCCATTGAGGCCAAGGAAAACGTGCGCGTGGAGGATGCTACGCAGACCTACGCCACCATCACCCTGCAGAACTACTTCCGCATGTACCACAAGCTGGGCGGCATGACGGGTACGGCCGAAACCGAGGCCGGTGAGTTCTGGGAAATCTACAAGCTCGACGTGGTGGTGATTCCGACCAACCGCGGCATTCAGCGCAAGGACGAGCACGACAAGGTGTACAAGACCGTGCGCGAAAAGTACAACGCCGTGGCCGAGGAAATCCAGACGCTGGTGCAAGCCGGCCGCCCCGTGCTGGTGGGTACCACGTCGGTGGAAATTTCGGAGCTGGTGAGCCGCATGCTCAAGCTGCGCGGCATTCAGCACCAGGTGCTAAACGCTAAGCAGAACCAGCGCGAAGCCGAAATCGTGGCCCAGGCCGGCCACCCCGGCACCGTGACCATTGCCACCAACATGGCCGGCCGCGGCACCGACATCAAGCTGCGCGGTACGGCCAAGGAATCGGGGGGCCTGGCCATTATCGGCACGGAGCGCCACGAAAGCCGCCGCGTCGACCGGCAGCTACGGGGCCGCGCCGGCCGCCAGGGCGACCCCGGCTCGTCGCAGTTCTTCGTGAGCCTGGAAGACAACCTCATGCGCCTGTTCGGCTCCGACCGGATTGCCAAGCTCATGGACCGCATGGGCCTAGAAGAAGGCGAGGTGATTCAGCATTCGATGATTACCAGCAGCATTGAGCGGGCCCAGAAGAAGGTGGAGGAAAACAACTTCGGCATCCGCAAGCGCCTGCTCGAGTACGACGACGTGATGAACGCCCAGCGCGAGGTGGTGTACAAGCGCCGCCGCAACGCCCTGCACGGCGAGCGGCTGGAGCTGGACATCTGGAACATGATTTATGATGTTTGCGAAGACATCGTCGTGGGTCACAAAACCTCCAACGACTTCGAGGACTTTAAGCTGGCCATCATCCGGGTATTCGGCTACGACACCCACCTGACTGCCCAGGACCTGAGCGGGCAGCAGCCGGCCCAGCTCACCCAGAAGCTCTACGACGAGGCCCTGGGCTACTACCAGAGCAAGAACGACTACATCGCCGGCAACTCCATGCCGCTCATCAACGACCTGCTCGGCCAGAACGCCCCGTACGAGAACATTGCCATTCCGTTCACCGACGGCCGCAAGTCGGTGCAGGCGGTGGCTAACCTGCGCCGGGCCCAGGCTACGGGCGGGCACGAGGTAATCCGGGGCATGGAAAAGGTGGTGGTGCTCAGCGTCATCGACGAAGCCTGGACCAAGCACCTGCGCGCCATGGACGACCTGAAACAGGTGGTACAAAACGCCGTGTACGAGCAGAAAGACCCGCTGCTGGTGTACAAGTTCGAGTCGTTTGAGCTGTTCAAGCAGATGATTGGCAAGGTCAACGAGGACACCATTCAGTTCCTGTTCCGCGCCGACGTACCCATGCAGGCCGGCCAAGGCGGCTTCGAGGAGCCCGAATACTTCACCGAGGACGAGCTGCCCGTAGCCCCGCCCCAGCCCAAGCTGAAAGCCGAGAAAGAGGTATCGTCGGTGTCGCTGGGCGCCGGCCCTGAGGACCTGGAGCAAGACGGTGCCCAGCCCCAGGTGCTGGCCAAGCAACAGCCCGCCCGCTCTCAGAAAATTGCCAACCGCAACGAGCGGGTAAGCGTGCAGTACATGGACGGCCGCATCCTCCGCGATGTGAAGTTCAAGCAGGTAGAAGACGACCTGCTCAACGACCGGGCAATACTGATTGAGTAG
- a CDS encoding Hsp20/alpha crystallin family protein produces the protein MATLLYNNLPALRPSRAFNAMLNDMLRDTLPAVNQPSTSFVPQADVLESEQGYELHLLLPGVAKDSLNIDFQEGKLTVSGERKAPEATENNPKFRRVESGYGTFARSFRLPDTVDVTAIEAQLTDGVLHLTLPFDQKKVTKHQIEVR, from the coding sequence ATGGCAACTCTGCTGTATAACAACCTGCCCGCTCTGCGTCCTTCCCGCGCTTTCAACGCTATGCTTAACGACATGCTGCGCGACACGCTGCCGGCCGTAAATCAGCCTTCTACATCGTTTGTGCCCCAGGCCGACGTGCTGGAGTCGGAGCAAGGCTACGAGCTGCACCTGCTGCTGCCGGGCGTGGCCAAGGACAGCCTGAACATCGACTTCCAGGAAGGCAAGCTGACGGTGAGCGGCGAGCGGAAAGCGCCCGAAGCTACTGAGAACAACCCCAAGTTTCGCCGTGTAGAATCGGGCTATGGCACCTTCGCCCGCTCCTTCCGCCTGCCCGACACCGTGGACGTAACGGCCATCGAGGCGCAGCTGACCGATGGGGTGTTGCACCTGACGCTGCCCTTCGACCAGAAGAAAGTGACGAAACATCAGATTGAAGTGCGCTAA
- the deoC gene encoding deoxyribose-phosphate aldolase: MNIASTIDHTLLKPEAQPEQISQLCREAATHRFASVCVPPSYVAQAVRELQGTGVPVCSVVGFPLGYQTTETKLAEARQLVQQGARELDMVINIGDLLARRTVLVEDEVCRLADLCHTHGALLKVIIETALLTECAIIAACQLCAAAGADFVKTSTGFASRGASVADVELMRQSLPPHIRIKAAGGIRTREAALALLAAGADRIGSSNSLALLEPAAHETSAS, from the coding sequence GTGAACATTGCCTCTACCATCGACCACACGTTGTTGAAGCCCGAGGCGCAGCCGGAGCAAATCAGCCAGCTGTGCCGGGAGGCAGCTACGCACCGGTTTGCCAGCGTGTGCGTGCCGCCGAGCTACGTGGCTCAGGCCGTGCGCGAGTTGCAGGGCACGGGCGTGCCGGTTTGCTCGGTGGTGGGCTTTCCGCTGGGTTACCAAACCACGGAAACCAAGCTGGCCGAAGCCCGGCAGCTGGTGCAGCAAGGCGCGCGGGAGCTGGATATGGTCATCAACATCGGCGACCTGCTGGCCCGCCGTACAGTTCTTGTGGAGGACGAGGTGTGCCGCCTCGCCGACCTCTGCCACACCCACGGAGCTCTGCTCAAAGTCATCATCGAAACGGCCCTGCTGACGGAGTGCGCCATCATTGCCGCCTGCCAGCTCTGCGCCGCGGCTGGCGCCGACTTCGTGAAAACTTCCACCGGCTTTGCCAGCCGGGGCGCCTCCGTGGCCGATGTGGAGCTGATGCGGCAGTCGTTGCCCCCGCACATCCGGATCAAGGCCGCCGGCGGCATCCGCACCCGCGAGGCCGCCTTGGCCCTGCTGGCCGCCGGCGCCGACCGGATTGGCTCCTCCAACAGTCTGGCCTTGCTGGAACCCGCTGCCCATGAAACCTCTGCTTCGTAA
- a CDS encoding sporulation protein — protein MKPLLRNVLLLSVFFSLGACASSGPGTPSATTATPDTTRRGTAAATATPAEDLSRYRPTFAAPKAPAAAPAPAVRPVPPTNHVNAQIEQRLRDQAFTNQNVKYAQGYRILAYVGLERDQAMAVRRAVISRFPEETDYLTFKQPIFRLWIGDYLTRLEAEQAMLRIRPFAPKAELQAAQIVINKTAY, from the coding sequence ATGAAACCTCTGCTTCGTAACGTGCTGCTGCTGTCTGTTTTTTTCTCGCTCGGAGCCTGCGCTTCTTCCGGGCCCGGCACGCCGTCGGCCACCACGGCTACACCCGACACCACCCGGCGCGGCACTGCGGCGGCCACAGCCACGCCCGCCGAAGACCTGAGCCGCTACCGCCCCACCTTTGCCGCGCCCAAAGCGCCGGCTGCCGCTCCGGCCCCAGCCGTGCGGCCCGTGCCACCCACCAACCACGTCAACGCCCAAATTGAGCAGCGCCTGCGCGACCAGGCCTTCACCAACCAAAACGTGAAGTACGCCCAGGGCTATCGGATTCTGGCCTACGTGGGCTTGGAGCGCGACCAGGCCATGGCCGTGCGCCGGGCCGTCATCAGCCGTTTCCCCGAGGAAACCGACTATCTGACCTTCAAGCAGCCCATCTTCCGCCTCTGGATTGGTGACTACCTCACTCGCCTCGAAGCCGAGCAGGCCATGCTGCGCATCCGCCCCTTCGCGCCCAAAGCCGAGCTGCAAGCCGCACAGATTGTTATTAATAAGACGGCGTATTAG
- a CDS encoding Do family serine endopeptidase, with amino-acid sequence MQAKQLMLGLLGSAILGGGVAVGGYKLLEPERTAGPQTVAADPNIRYTSELRSSTYTVPEGLNFTAAAASVTPAVVHVMTEYSARSGQGDMSRMDPLLRQFFGDDFEQYHGGSGSRARAPQQGSGSGVIIAANGYIVTNNHVIDKADKIEVVLDDKRKYKATLVGTDPTTDLALLKVEADNLPFVRYGNSDQVKVGEWVLAVGNPFNLNSTVTAGIISAKGRNIGILRREDRMGLESFLQTDAVVNPGNSGGALVNLNGDLIGINSAIASRTGAFEGYSFAVPSSIVSKVIDDLLKYKVVQRALLGVQIQEVDATLASEKKLKTLNGVYVAGLSDNSSAAAAGIKTGDIITEINGVKVNTSSQLQEQVARFRPGDKIKVTYLRDNDTRTTSATLRNSTGTTDIIREDAVAAVKYEGATLTPISRQEQNKLDIEGGVKISGVRSSNFRETGMADGFIITRIDKNRVSKPQDVQRYLEEAKENGGALVEGVYPDGRKAYYPIGQAQ; translated from the coding sequence ATGCAAGCAAAACAACTGATGCTCGGCCTGCTGGGCTCCGCCATTTTGGGCGGGGGCGTGGCCGTAGGTGGCTACAAGCTGCTCGAGCCGGAGCGCACGGCTGGTCCGCAAACCGTAGCCGCTGACCCCAACATTCGCTATACCAGTGAGCTGCGCAGCAGCACTTATACCGTTCCCGAAGGCCTGAACTTCACGGCGGCGGCAGCTTCCGTAACCCCGGCCGTGGTGCACGTCATGACCGAGTATTCGGCCCGGAGCGGGCAGGGGGATATGTCGCGCATGGACCCACTCTTGCGTCAGTTTTTCGGCGACGACTTCGAGCAGTACCACGGCGGCAGCGGCAGCCGGGCCCGCGCCCCGCAGCAGGGTTCCGGCTCGGGCGTTATCATTGCCGCCAATGGCTACATCGTCACCAACAATCACGTGATTGATAAGGCCGACAAAATTGAGGTGGTGCTCGACGACAAGCGCAAGTACAAAGCCACGCTGGTGGGCACCGACCCCACCACCGACCTAGCCCTGCTGAAAGTGGAGGCCGACAACCTGCCTTTCGTGCGCTACGGCAACTCCGACCAGGTGAAAGTGGGTGAGTGGGTGCTGGCCGTCGGTAACCCCTTCAACCTGAACTCCACCGTCACGGCTGGCATTATCTCGGCCAAGGGCCGCAACATCGGCATCCTGCGCCGCGAAGACCGCATGGGCCTAGAATCCTTTCTGCAAACCGACGCCGTGGTGAACCCCGGCAACTCGGGTGGGGCCCTGGTGAACCTGAACGGGGACCTGATTGGCATCAACTCGGCCATTGCCTCGCGTACGGGCGCTTTTGAAGGCTACTCGTTTGCCGTGCCCAGCTCCATCGTGAGCAAGGTGATTGACGACCTGCTGAAGTACAAAGTAGTGCAGCGGGCCCTGCTGGGCGTGCAGATTCAGGAGGTAGACGCTACGCTGGCTTCGGAGAAAAAGCTGAAGACCCTGAATGGCGTGTACGTGGCGGGCCTGAGCGACAACAGCTCGGCGGCGGCCGCTGGCATCAAAACCGGCGACATTATCACCGAAATCAACGGCGTGAAGGTGAACACCTCGTCGCAGTTGCAGGAGCAGGTGGCCCGCTTCCGCCCCGGCGACAAAATCAAGGTAACCTACCTGCGCGACAACGACACCCGTACCACTTCGGCCACGCTGCGCAACAGCACCGGCACCACCGACATTATTCGGGAAGATGCCGTGGCGGCGGTGAAGTACGAAGGCGCGACGCTGACCCCCATCAGCCGGCAGGAGCAAAACAAGCTGGATATTGAGGGCGGCGTCAAAATCAGCGGCGTCCGCAGCTCCAACTTCCGCGAAACTGGCATGGCCGACGGCTTCATCATCACGCGCATCGACAAAAACCGCGTGAGCAAGCCTCAGGACGTGCAGCGCTACCTGGAAGAAGCCAAGGAAAATGGTGGCGCCCTGGTAGAGGGTGTCTACCCCGATGGCCGCAAGGCGTACTATCCCATCGGCCAGGCTCAGTAA